One segment of Chitinivibrionales bacterium DNA contains the following:
- a CDS encoding DUF302 domain-containing protein, producing the protein MNYFFSKTVDTSFEQTEEKVRDLLKEQGFGVLTEIDVQTTLKKKLDVDFRRYKILGACNPPYAHKALLAEDKIGLMLPCNVVVQETDEGKTEVAAVDPVASMAAVENESLKDVATQIRNKLRTVVESL; encoded by the coding sequence ATGAACTACTTCTTCTCAAAAACAGTTGATACGAGCTTTGAGCAAACCGAAGAAAAGGTACGGGACCTGCTCAAAGAACAAGGCTTTGGGGTTCTCACCGAAATCGACGTGCAGACGACTCTCAAGAAAAAGCTCGATGTCGATTTCCGAAGGTACAAGATCCTTGGGGCATGCAATCCGCCGTATGCGCATAAGGCACTACTCGCGGAGGATAAAATCGGTCTGATGCTGCCCTGCAATGTAGTTGTGCAGGAAACGGACGAGGGCAAAACCGAAGTAGCGGCAGTCGATCCGGTGGCAAGCATGGCAGCGGTCGAAAACGAGAGTCTGAAGGATGTGGCCACGCAGATCAGAAACAAGCTGCGTACGGTGGTCGAATCCCTTTAA